Part of the Musa acuminata AAA Group cultivar baxijiao chromosome BXJ3-10, Cavendish_Baxijiao_AAA, whole genome shotgun sequence genome, TCAGGTGGAACCTATATGAGGGTTAGTTAATCTTTACCTACTCTTTATCTGCGCAGGACTGCTTGCTTCATTGCCGTGGTCAACGAGGCTAAAGATAGCAGTGGGAGCCGCCAAGGGCCTCGCTTTTCTGCATGAAGCCGAGAAGCCGGTCATCTACCGCGATTTTAAAGCGTCAAACATACTGCTCGACTCGGTAAGTATCTTTGACCTCGATGGATCCAACAACACATCAAATGCAAGTTGCATTTTAACCCCAACCTTTAACCAAataaaaatagtaaaaataaaaGACGATCTCCTTACAAACCAACCTCCAAGCTTACCTCATTGACGTGTGAGATCGACGGCAACGTTGACTGAGTATCGCAGGATTACACGGTGAAGCTTTCGGATTTCGGTCTGGCAAAGGATGGGCCGCAGGGAGACAACACCCACGTCACCACGCGTGTCATGGGTACACGTGGGTACGCGGCACCGGAGTACGTATTAACCGGTAAGAAAGACAACAAACAACCAACGTCACCACATGGCTACGCCGCCGTGGCTACCGCTGATTAACCAACAAGCAATTGGATCCCTGCGCAGGTCACCTAACGGCCAAAAGTGACGTCTACAGCTTCGGAGTCGTGTTGTTAGAACTACTGGCTGGGAGACGGTGCGTCGACAAAACCCGACCCAATCGGCAAAAGAACCTTGTCGATTGGGCTCGACCCTACCTCAACAATTCAGACAAGATAAGCCGCGTCATGGACCCCAATCTCGACGGCCAGTACTCGTCCAAAGGCGCCCAAAAGGCCGCTGCAATTGCCTACAAATGCTTGAGCCACAATCCCAAATCGAGGCCCAACATGAGGACCGTCGTGGAGACATTGGAGCCGCTTCTCAACCTGAACGATGTGCCTGTTGGCTCCTTCGTCTACGTTGCGCCAACGGAGCGAGTCACCGAGGATACGAAGGCGGAGAAACTGGACACGGAGACGGAAGAGACGCACCACGGCCACCACAACCGCGATCGGAGGCACAAGCAGCGATTTCCTAACTCGGTGATTCATTCCGAGGTCACCCTGCACAGGGATGGCAACAGTTTGTACCGTAACTCCCACTTCAGGAGATCCTTGAGGCAGAACCAGGAACGTGGTGCGTGAACAACAACGACAACAACAACCACCAACATCAGCATCACACtgccgtatatatatatatatatatatatatatatatatattgtagatACGGCATTGGCGTCGGTTCATTGAAATCATTTCCACAAGCCATGTGAAATTTGAAAGAAATTTTGACTCAGAAATGCTCTTAAACTGGTTAATGGTTGAAAAAACTAAAAGTTCAGAAAGGCTATCAGCTCGCGGGATGAATGACCCACCTTTGATCCGATGACATGATAGTATGTCACGTtgggggaaaaaagaaaaaagaaagaaagaaaagacaaAAAGGAACTTTTAAATTACTTTACAAGTATCGATTGGCTTCAGTGGTTAATTTCAGCTGGCACTCACCTGCAAAACCCTCGTTTCAACTATGTTGTAATTAATACCATTGTCTCGTACGTTGCtaagtttattgagtcggttaaaaaaagaaaaaaaacttatGGAGAGATGATGGTAGTGACGTTGCTAttagcataaaatatgtaatcatgctatcgGAAAAATTTTtataccaagattgaaatcaaataaattggatctaacaatattacgataaATACATTTCTGTTCAGAAAAATAAACATCTACAAACACTTCATCTTCAGATCTAAAATATCAATATGTAAGGATCTGCAAAGAGAACTTgtttcctctcttcctatcttttcacaagatcattagattgatggattaggggattaggggagagggagattgagaaaaaaaccttaatctctcaattgttGAGATGCTACTCAGATGCACACTTAGCCCCtataggtcctgtctatttataggcgagagcaaaagGTCTAGAATAAGTTATTAAGAgaattcctcccatcaaggttatctcttaTGGAATCATACTTTAACATGgatttcttttctattggccaataatcataatcagaatccaatcatatctataatataccttacctaattaaatagggccacataatataacattctcccacttcgcccaataattggtaagatacaaaaggacttaaaataaaaaataaataaataaattttatttaaaaataatttgactcaattggattctgaaatttttggaAAAACTATATACTCGCGcgtgaattttagaaaataggctaataagtccaataataataataataatactacattaagtttgATTAAcaatatgtgttgaatctcgtattttgatgatgaaactacttgatatatgtttatgatttaatctacgttgtgagtgacgcaggatgcttcgatcaggatgagacaattaaaacaggaaaatcatgttgtgccggagaaacatgtcagaagattggacatcgggccggtggatcggtcaacgtatcgacagaaggcttcgggccgtggactcgggcatcgggccaagaagagcgggtattgtgccaagaatatcggagttacggagtcaactggccgattgggcaataggctgcaggagagaacgatgcgccgaagaatcggacgaagcatcgagggaccaatgacatgccggacaacttggttaattgcttaggattaattgtctcgatcgaagttttgttttaagtgtgtaggattaactacgatggaagaaagatatgcagcaggagttgcgccggaatcaagacaatgatcacgttgggagttcgagagttcgacggaagttcggaaagtcgtcggaggttccgcgggaacaaatccgagaagtccatgagcttgccaaagaagctcgtcggaactcgccaagtggatcatcgcaagtccaggagtttgtcggaagtccacaggagcatcaccgagggttcatcggatgatcgacggaagttcaccggaagctcgccggaaaaagcgattgacgcaccggagcaagttgcagtaaatgtcttgggaaatatcgtagttagcataatgattaagttgaaaatgggaggtgatcccattaacttaatcttggggcaattgggcccctgaaaaacccaaattgggccgaatggatcaacccattcagaccctgatttctgccaagcggttgaaccgccctagccaagcggtggcatcacctgggctcagtctccgagtgagactgggcagtgcaaccgcccctgacaggaggtggcaccgcctgagcggacggatgattatggaccatgtgatgtgtgtacttgtgattattattattatcggggCCTATGAGCCACcactttatttctcgtttattatcgggcctgcatatctatgattaagttgtaattacacaaagaggcacaacgggagcatggaagcaatagcgggacccacaaggcCGAGACAAACGAtaatgatgcatggagatgcaccgagtgttaaatctcaaattttgatgataaaatcaattgatgagtttatgatttaatctgtatttttgagtgatgcaggactagcttcgatcaaggagaggcaaattaattaaagcagaaagaattatATTGAATCggattgaacatgtcagaagattggacgtcgagccagatgATCGATCGACATGTCGGTAGAAGACTCGtgtcgtgaattcgggcatcgggccgaaggagtggacattacgccaaggaaatctaAGTttcagaggtcaacatgccgattaggcaaaaAGTTGTAaaagaggacaatgcgtcgaaggatcagacgagtgctagatgaaccaatgacatgccggacaaatgattcatgctttataatcatcTGTCTAAGATCAAAGCAGTTTAGGGgctttaaatttgaatccatttggggcctataaataccccactctttcttgcttagAATGGAAATAATagggtagaaagggggaaagaatccttgacgaaAAAGGGTTGAAAAACCTTGAAATGTGTTAaatgttcccctccacctcttagagtttagagttcattctaagagaggtgtgaaacatgtaaaggttctctcctgagcctctcaaaagaagaatagagttgtaagaaggaggttgatcttcgcctattaaaggaagattgttagtggatgccggtggcctcaacggaagaggaattggtggagtggatgtatatcacgacgaccgaaccactataactcggtttgcatttacttcttgcaatttacatttattacAAACTGTCATTCTTTACTTGctctacatccactacactcttttgtatgctttcaagttaacatcttccgaaacgggtttaatcgcaatgagattttgaaccgatgtaatttttaccgttgcactaattcacccccacacccccaccccccccccccccccccccctcatagtgctgactcgttcctaacaccgaGATGCCGATGGAACAAACGAGAACAAGATAGATGATCACATGGAATGAAGATGCactactgcacacatagatcttgatttgAGTGATTAGgaccactagctcgggcctaatcatattaggctatagtccatgatcatctagtatgattgctcatgtgatgtgtgattgcttatacacctactagatatgtatatatatttgcatgcgatataggtatatattaaatatgtatgtgtatgacatgtcatattaggagaccaaatcaaaatccactCTCTCGATAATAGTAAGtctgtaaatgtgaggcaattagattgatccatATGACtctccattgttataggtagggaccgattctcgacataggttgagtttctcaagtccctcgaggctcacctatatcgtgatttgctatcttgcctacaacatagagatgtcaccggtgacttgaggatatggtatgcttagtcgagtccctcgagggtatatcatcgaatcagactcatcctataacgatggtgttgacataaccaaacatcatggttggtcgagtcccttgagaccatggtagttcgaaggccgaataggacgagaattacaacgagttgtgatcggcaagagtttccTACCTTTATGGGATTAGCGTGactagtcgagtcccttgagattacgttaagatactgattggatcccaatccccactagagatccgttGGGGGGTCTCCAATTCATATACCGGAGAGAGTTATGTGTTTcaagagaaaatagtgggagtaaattaagatagaagtccatatcttatttgtttatttttctataaaatctgcatgttattattttttatattgcatctttattttcagaaaatgtcgctttcaaatctcttacgtggcatacttgatgtcaaccacctcactaatccaaattatactaattggcttcgcaacttgagaattgttctcatggcggaTAAAATCATGTACTTCCAAGATACAATAATGTCAACGCTcgagaaggggcaagcaaggatgagatagcTTGCTACATGAAGTGCAtaaatgactctactcttgctcaatgttacatgttgggctccatgactcctgagttacagagacagtatgaaaagatggatgctagatccattctccaatatgtccataaactatttgaggaatagagaaggactcaacgatatgagatatccaagagcctcttctatgctaggatgactaaggggataccggttcagaaccatgtcctaaagataattaagtggatagagaaactcacaagtttgggaatggtcctagaggataacctatgtgtggatcttatgcttaaGTCCcaaccaaattccttttcacagtttataatatattttaatataaacaagtttgaggtgaatctcattaagc contains:
- the LOC103999785 gene encoding serine/threonine-protein kinase RIPK produces the protein MSSNSWKSFLTGCWAKSVENSATSPRKLQCSSSSDLSNSSAPFSPEDLSLTLAGSNLHVFTIGELKAVTRNFSMTNFIGSGGFGPVYKGYIDDKLRPGLKEPHVAVKSLDLDGLQGHREWLAEVIFLGQLRHPHLVKLIGYCCEDEHRMLVYEYMPRGSLENHLFKRLLASLPWSTRLKIAVGAAKGLAFLHEAEKPVIYRDFKASNILLDSDYTVKLSDFGLAKDGPQGDNTHVTTRVMGTRGYAAPEYVLTGHLTAKSDVYSFGVVLLELLAGRRCVDKTRPNRQKNLVDWARPYLNNSDKISRVMDPNLDGQYSSKGAQKAAAIAYKCLSHNPKSRPNMRTVVETLEPLLNLNDVPVGSFVYVAPTERVTEDTKAEKLDTETEETHHGHHNRDRRHKQRFPNSVIHSEVTLHRDGNSLYRNSHFRRSLRQNQERGA